The Methanosarcina barkeri str. Wiesmoor DNA segment CATATATAAATAATTTGCCAGTTCTGGATTAAACAGAGCAACGAAAACAGGAGTTCAAAATCCAGGCACAAAGAGGAATAAATAAACTACAGAAAAAAATAGAAATGTTTAAACAAAGATTCAAAAAGGAAACCATGCCAATAAAGCTTTTACATAATGACTGAAACCTTAAAGTCTCGGTTCAAAAAGAAATACCTGAAAGAATTTCAAGTCTTTTGTTCCAGTGGTCCAGCCCTCTTTTTGCTACATACCAGTCGAAAAAACTGCTTTCTTTATTTATAGTTGGAGTTTCGAGCTTTACCTGGAGTTCAGCAGAACTGAACCCAAATTTTGTTTCGAAATCCCTGCAGATTGCAGAATAACTTTTGATCTTATACCTGGCAACATGCTTTTCATGCTCAAGAGCCGAGCGGATAGCCTCAGTTACTTCCTGAGGCGAGAAATTAGTTTCGATATTAAGCGCGAAACTCATAACTATCCCCCACTAATATTAGCTTCTTACTCCATTAAACAGTTATCGAAAGTAAATGGTTATACATACTTACTACCTGAAAATCTCTATATTTTAAGCTTTTAGAACTTTTTTACGATAATTTAACTGTTAGATGCTCACTATTATCTGCATTTTTAACTCCAGATAAAGTCAAACTTCAAAGAATAATTAGATTCGTTTTGACTGAAACAGGAACTGCTTCCTTTTGTAAGTATGAAAAAAGATCGGTACCCCATTTGAGAGCTTGAGGGTCGAAGCTAAACAGGCTTTCGTTCTCAAAAAACTTAACCCGAGGGAGAATGGTTAGCAGAAAGAACCTATCTGTAACTGTAAAGCCTGCAAGTTTCGAGTTGTTTGGGAAAAGAGACAGGTTAACATGTTCAAACTGAACCAGAGTTTGGAAACTTTCACTGTAATCGGCTTTAAACCTTTTTAACACAGGCTCGGTCAGTATTAAAGAAATCTGGGCTTCTTTTTTTGCGATTTCCAGGTAGAGAGAGATAAGTGCGGGATGAAAATAGGAACTGAAGCCGAGAACCTGCTTTGAAAGAAGAAGATTTTCCACAAACTCGGGATCCAGTTCGAACATGTGGCTCAGGTCCGGACGGATAAGTTTGCAGTTTTTCAACTCCCTGACTCGACTTTGTAAAACCTGGGGGATTCCCTCGAAACTCCGTCGTGACCAGTAATCAAAATTATCTTCGAGCACTTCCAGGGTATCCAGAAGAAGCGACATCTTATCTACAATCGCTTTTCCCATAACGGAGAGTTCATAAGTATGGCCATTCTGTATGACCAGTTCTCTGTCCTTAAGTCTTTTAAGCTGGGGAAGGATAGATACAGAATCTACAGACAGGTGTTCCTGAATTTCGTCTATGTATCTGGGCCCATCTTTGAGGAAAATCAGGAGGGTTCTGCGCCTCTCAGACCGAAAGACCAGTTCCATTAACCCGATTTTTGTGCTTATCAGAACCACCATCAAAAAAGCTTATTATGAAAAGATGGTACGACAGTTATAAATACATTTCTATTAATTTTAGACACTTGTGTATGGGTATTATAAACAAAAAAGATCTCTATCGAAATTTAGGGGTTGAATTAATCTCAAAATAACCAGCATACATAATAATTTTAATTACGAAGTTAGACTTTAGAGAAATCTTGCTCAATTTTTTGAAGAGTAGTCGTCGATTAGTTTTTGGTAAATGTTGAGAAGTTTAGTAATAAGCTTTTAGAGCAGTTACATTCTGATGTTCCTGAGGAGAGAAAGCTTTTTCTTCCAATGGTCCAGTCCTCGCTTTGCAGCATACCACTCAAGATATTTATCCTCAGCGATAAGTTCGCCAGCTTCGAATTTTGTTATGAATTCAGTAGAGATCAGGTCGTACCGATCTTCAAATTCATCACAGATCATGGCGTAGCGATCTATCTTGTATTTTGCAAGATGTTTTTCATGTTCCAGAGCCGAGCGAATAATCTCGCTTGCTTCCTGAAGCGAGTAATCGGTATCAATCTGCAAGGTTAACTCCATGTTTATCCCATAGAAAATTATTGCTGGTACTAAAAAATAATCCTATATTTCTTTTTCTATTTTGTCTTCGAAGCTTATTGGTCAAGATTATTAGTCAGACATTATCTTCTGACCTGAAAAATTCAACAAATTCCTTTTTTCGTGCCTGAGGCTTATTTGTACCCTACGTTTTCACAATTAATAACCTTTTACCTCTTTTGAGCAGAAAATAGAACTAAAAACTTTACGTTAGCTACATTTAAAAATCAGGCTCCATTTAAAGTGAAGAAACTGAGGTGAAAAACAACAAAGATATCAAATAACGGCAACAGGTGAAAGGTAAAAAACAAAGGGTAAAAAAAGGAAAAAGAAAAGGAAAAAGAAAAGGAAAAAGAAAAGGAAAAAGAAAAATTCAGAACAGATAGTTACTATAGAATGTGGTTTTTAGAGCAAAGCCACACAGTCATCAGTTCTCGGCCAAGCTGGGAATTTTCCCGGAATTCTCCAGATTCCTGTAAACGAACGCTGAAGAATAAGCAAGCAGCATGAATGTAAAACCACCGAGGAAATCGCTCTCGATAAATTTTAAAATCATGCCTACAAAGAACGCAAGCTGTATAGCGCACAGAACCACTCCGGTTACTGTGAACATTTTTTGACGACTGCTACTATCACTACTGTCTGGATCATCTGAGTCTTCTGACATTTTGTTTCAAGCCTCACAAATAAAGGTACTAAGAGTGCTCTTTATTTAGCTCGTTTTTGTTTTGTCTTAACTGGTTTTTGTGTTTTAGTCAATCAGACCTTATTGTCGGCAGTTTTCAACTAGCTCAAAAATCAAAGATGGTTCTCCGCAAAAGCATATAGACTAGCTCTTATGGGATTCTTAAAATGAGACAAAAAAGCTGAAAACTTCAATGGATGCATCTGAAGGTTCAGTTCTACATTGATCCTCTGGTGCAACATTATCTGAAAAAACACGCTCCGAATTAGAGACTTTTATACAGTATCCTTATTTATTGGGGATGGTATATATAACTTGCGAAGAAGACAGGACATTTCTGAGCTTGATACTGATTTATAGGTGTCAGTTTTTAGGTTAATATGTCAATCGTTGGGATAATTTTCAACTTCTTATTCCAGATATCAAGTCCCCTTTTTGCTGCATACCAGAAAGTCATTACTGTCTTCAGCTTCTTTGATATATGATTTTTTGCATAAACAAGCATGAGCCCAGAATTTGGCGGCGAAATAAATTAGTGTCAATAGCATCAATAAAGAAGTAAAACAAACTTTTCACTTTGAAATAAGGAAGAGACTTTTCGGGAGGAGGGTTATGAAGAAAGTTTTAAAAGCCATAGCAATGATCTTTGTCGTCGCTGCTGTCGTCTTTGCAGCCGGCTGTGCGGAAAAGACAGGCAACATGGGAAATGAAGCTCAGGAGAATGAAACTCAGGGAAATAACGACCAGCTCCAGCCTGTAAATCCTGAAATACCCACAAACGTGACTAACAACACGACTGAAGCTAACGAAATAATAGCAAAAGGTCAGATAGTAACCGAAGCTGACAGCGGAAAAACCATAAGCCTCAAAAAAGGAGAGAATTTTACTGTTAGCCTTAGAGAAGACCCATCAGCAGGTTACTTATGGAAACTTAACCTGAGCAGTGGGCTCAGTATTCTCGACGACGAATATATCGAAGGTCTAAATCCTGAAAACCTTACAGGTGTCCCCGGAACTCATTTATGGGTAATTGAATCTACGGCTCCGGGCAGCCAGAAGGTAAATGGCATATATAAGAGGACCTGGGAAAACATAACCGGCACGGAAGAGAAATTTACATTAAATGTTGAGGTTGAGTGAGAAGAGTTTTTGATTCTCAGGTTACATTTTCTTTTTTCATTCTGTATGTAGTAAGAAAATCACTGTAGGTAAGCTGAAAATTTTAATAAAAATGGGATTTGTGGAGTTGGAAACTTTTCCGGCGGCAAGAGATTTTTAAGATGTTATTTCCATGATGTTTAACTCTCCCAAGCAAGTGAAGAAACTTGAAATATTCAAGTGATTTATGAATGACATTTCTCATTTTTTGGAGATTTTCTTTGTTATTATGGTTACTGTGATACCTCCAACTATTGTAGAAATCAGTGGGTTTTCAAATATTAAGGCAAGGATGCTTTTAACTGTTGAGTTTTTCTCGCCATTAGACTTTTCTTCGGAACTAGTCGACTGTTCAGAACTAGACTGATCTTCAGAACTAGATTTCACCATCCCGATATTAGTTTGTTCTTTAACCGTTAGTATGAAAGGAGACGATGTGCTGGATTCAAAGTTCTCATCGCCACTATATTCTGCTGTGATTGAATGTGAGCCAGACGATAGTGATGAGGTAGTCAAAATTGCCTGCCCAGAATCTAATTCCGCAGTTCCTATGAGGCTAGTTCCATCCATAAAAGTAACTGTACCAAAAGGTTCGTCGTTTTCATGAGAAGGAATATTTACTTTAGCAATAAACATTATTGATTGCCCTAATGTAGACGAATTGGCTAAAGGAGTTACTTCTGTAGTGGTTAAAACTTTATCTTTTACAGTACTATCAGGTTGAGGGTTTGGTGGTTCTAGAGTTTTGGAGCTATTTGGGTCTACGTTTTCAGAATTTTCGATTGTTTCGTCTAATCTAGTCTGAACATCATCAATTTTGAACCCATCGTCAAAACCCTTCCCATTAGTTACAAGTGTAACCTTTATTGTGTCTTCGGGGTACCAACTTGTCCAAATGTCTTTTGCATTCGATGTAGCCAGTGGAACCATTGAAGGACCTCCTACAATACCTTCATAAATCGCAAGTACATTATTATATTTATCTGATAGAATTATTCTATCCCAATTATAATAATTAGGGTCGTCACTAGGGGCAAGTCGAATATATTCAAAATGAAGTTTCATCTCATCGACCCCAGATCTGTTTATTATCCATGTTTTTTTTTCATTATTAGAATAAGGATGATCAGATTCGATGGGTAAGTCTTTAGCTGATAAAGCAGGCATACATCCATTAATAATTAGTATGAGAAAACATAAAACAACCTTTATAATCGATATTCTAGACATCTCTCCACCTTTTAAGTCTCTATAAATGGAATTGTTTAACAGAATAAATAACGTGAAGAATAAACTATACAAAAACCAAATTTATAAATATTTAAATAGTTTGTAACTTTAATATCAATGATTTTTCGTTTAAAATGGTTTAAGTGAAAAAATTTTAAATCAGTGTTTTGGTGACGAAAAATCTGAAAATTATCAACTGATAAGTTTATATTACTTAATTGGGTTTAATGCCTCCTTATAATGAAAATTTAATAAAAGTATTAGATAATACATATAAAAGTCTTTTTAAATATAGCCATATGTTATAATATAATTAGTATATTTGTTGATTTATCGTTACTATTCAAGTACCTTAAATCAATATCAAAAGCCATAATTTAGAATGTTTGGCATTTACACTATATTTCAGTCGGTTTTGTAGATTGATGCCAGGTGATGTCATTTTTAATTTTGCTATGAATCCCTTATTAGACAAGTCCCTATGACCAAAATCGGTGTTATTTGACTTATTTAGGGTACCTGAATAGTTACGAGTTATCTTTTAGTTGTGGCAGACCTCTCCGAATTCAATCGAAATAGCCTAAGTTGATATAAGGAGAAAGCCAAAATTTTAATATGTACTAAATTTGAAAGGGTGAAGACTTTCAAGTGTTAGGAAAGTTCAAGAGTAAATTTATGCTACTCGATAAAATTTTGAAAAATCACTTAAAATTTTAGATAAAGAGTACAGTGTTAAAAAAGGACAAATGAAGCTTTAAGATTATCATAGTAAAGACAAATTCTCTTCTTCAAAACTACACCTTTAAATCTCATACCTTCCTTTTCTATCCCACAATATTACTCTTATAACTTTTATTTGGTGACGCTTTTATGAAGAATAGGCTTTACAAATATTATCCCGAAGATTTTGGGGAACTTACTGTTGACGTTTTGAATATGGATCTGGTGTTTGACGTTTATGATGACAGGACAAATGTGAAGTCCGTACTCAGGGTAAGGACAAAGGATGCCCCTATTGAGAAGCTGGAATTAAACTGCAGGGACCTTGAGATTAGAGCTGTAAGCTGCATACAATACGAGGTTTCTTACAGATACCGGAAGGATGACGCGATTCTTGAGATTAACTTCATGGAAGAGATTCCACCGCATACCGAAGTTGCGGTTGTTACGGATACGGTTTGCAGGCCGACTAAAAATATCCTTGAAGGGCTTTACTACGACGAAACGCCGGCAGGAGCTCCCCCTCAGCAGATCACACAGTGCCAGCAGTGGGGGTTCCAGAGAATTGTGCCGTGTATTGACGACATGGCCGCAAAATGCACTTACAAAACTGCCATAATTGCGGATTCGCGGTACACTAACCTCATTACGAACGGGGATGTCGTGGTTGAGAAGCATACTGTAAAGCCGGGACGGGACAAAATCGTATACGATAACTCGGTCACGCCGATGGCGACCTATCTCTTTTTCCTGGGGGTCGGGACTTATGCGACCTTTAAAAGGGAGTTTGAGTATCCTGACGGAGGCACTTTCATGCTGGAACTGCTCGTGCCGCCTGCCTCAGATGCAGTTGCAGCCGAAAAAGCGCTTGATATCCTGCATGATGCGGTTATGTGGGTTTACCTTTTCACAGGGCCTGAGCAGTTCGATGAGGAGAAGCTGCCTGTCAGGAAGGAGCTCTGGGACCTTGTCCGCATGAGAGAGAAGATGAAACTTGAAGCAAAGCCCGAATCCACAATGGAAGAAGACCTTAAAAAGGTTAGGGAAAGGCTTGCCGAGCTTGACAAAACCATCAGTCCCGGATACAGATATACAGGCACCGTCTACAGGGAAATCGGCATGCAGAACTCGGACTTTGGAGGCATGGAAAACGTCGGGAACACCACGATTACCACAAACCGCATAATGCCGTTCCCGCAGATAACGGACCCGGCTTTTGAATATATGACCCGGGTAAAAGCTCACGAATATCACCATAACCAGAACGGGTCTGAGGTCACCGGCAGAAGCCCGTTTGAGATCTGGCTGAACGAAGCCGTGACCGTGCATGTGGAAGAACAGTATCATGCCTTTCTCTTTGGCGAGGACTACGATAGGCTGGACAGAGTGCTTGAACTGCTTGCGCCGGCTTCGGGAACTTTTGCCCTGGATTCGGGAGCAGCTTCCATGCCGATCATTCCTGACGGTTTCAATGACCCAAATGACCTGATTACCTCAGTCACCTATGTAAAAGCCCCTGAATACGTGCGCATGGTCGAGTCTCTTATAGGAAAGGAAACTTTTGTCAGAAGTCTGGACAAGTACTTCAAAAAGTTCAAACATTCCAACGCAGCCACTCATGACTGGATTGAAGCCATGGAAGAAGAAAGTGGACAGCCCTTAAAGGAGATGTCCGAAACCTGGCTGAGACAGATAAAGTTCCCTGTAGTCGAGGTTTCAGCCGAATATGACCGGGATGCCAGGAAATTCACATTCTTCCTCAAACAAAAAGTCCCAGATGGCGGAAAACCCTGGGAATTCCCGTTCAGGGCAGCTCTTGTTGACGAACATGGAAATGACCTCGTAGAAATTCTGGAAAGAGTAAGCGGGAAAACCTCAGAGATTGTAATTGAAAACGTGGATATGCCAGCCTTCCTATCACTTAATAGGGGCTATTCTTTCTATGGGAAACTTGTATACAAAGCAAGCAATGAAGAGCTCATGATGCAGGTAAGGAAAGATAAAGATATCATAGGCAGGTTTACGGCTTTCTATACCCTTGTTGACAGGGAAAAACTAAAGCTCCTTAAAAATCCTGAATCAAAGCCCTCTGAAGACTTTATCGAGCTTTACTACAGGCTCCTCAATGACCGGCAGCTTCTCGAAAAGGCAGGAGGACAGTTCCTGACCATTTTTGAGTCCGTTGAGGATGAAGAATTTGCCCACAGGTACCAGGAGCTTTATGAAGTTAGACAGAAACTCCTGAAAGCCATTGCCCGGAAATATGTAAACTCCGTAATTTCCGCCTACCGCTTCTTTGAAGAATCATCGGTTCCCAGGGACTCAACTCTTGAGGAGACGGCAAGAGTAATCAAGAACCGACAGGCCAAAAATGTCTGTCTTGGCATCCTTGCAACCCTTGATACTTCCGAGATTCATTCAATGATAAAACAGCAGTTTGAGACTGCGACCTGTGCAACGGACCGGCTGAGCGCATTTGCCGCATACCTGAACAGCTCGGCGCCCGATAAAGTTGAGGTCCTCAGAGCCTTTGAAAACGAGTCAAAGAAAAATCTTGTTGCCTGGGAAGCTTTCCTTTCTGTAATCGGAAGCAACAGCAGCGTTGATGCAGTGGAACTTGTCAGGGAAATGGAAAGGTCAGACGCTTTCAGAATCGAGCAGGCAAATGACCAGCGTGCCCTTTATGGAAGCTTTGCCCGCAACCGGAAAAAATCTCTCCAGACCGAGGAAGGCAGGGTTCTCTTTGCAGAAATCCTGAGAAAGCTGGCCCCTGTGAACGAGTACAGCACGGTCAATATGCTCAATGCCTTTGCAAACATAGACCAGATGGAATCAAAGTATCATGTTCCACTGGTAAAGATCCTGGCAGACCTTCTCGGAGAACTCAACGCTCAGAAATACCCGAGTGTTTATAACAGGATTAGAAAACTCCTGCTTGGAGCTCCGAATGCTGTCAAAACATACATTATGGAGCACGGAGAAATTCCAGGACTGCAATCGGGAAATACTGAGAAAAAATAAACTTATACATTGACCTTTTTGCTCCGGTGCTATATCGCCGGAACAGAAATTTTTACTGAATTTGTAGTTAAATTCCCCATTATTTCAGATAGTTAAGCTATATTCAAACATTATTTTACAATCAGGAAAACTAACTTTATGGTGCCACGAAGTTCGGCGTTATGCTCGTCTTTATGATGCCGTGAAGTTCGCATAGTAAGTTTATGATACAGTATTCTTGTTTTCCTTACTTGAACTTATTAAGTTGAATCCCTGTCCGGGTCTTTTTGCTGTGAGTCGCGAGAGAATGAGTTTATGGAGTCATTATTTTTTAGGGATATTAAAGAGATACTATTACTGTAAGCCGACGATTAACTGTAAGTCGATAAATAAGACTTTAAAGATCATCTTTGTACTCAAACTATTTTGAGATGTAATAAAATATACATAAATATTATGCAGTTTAGGTTATATATTTTTTATTCAATATATTATGCTTAACTACTTCAGTAGTGTTAAAGGGGGGCGCGTATGGATGCATGGAAAGGCTATTAAATTTACCAGTGTGTTCATCACTTTATTAATATGTTTGATGATAATTGGAACAGTGTCCGCAAAAACTTATGATAGTGAAAATGCCAGCACCTTAGAGGATTGGCAGTCTGTGGAAAAAGCTATGGGTGAAAAGGGCAATGTCAGTCCGGATGGTGCCATAACGTTTGCAATACCAATGACTTTGAATGTAACACTTGATGGCATAAAACTGAATCCGGCCTCTGAACGCTATCATGAATTTGATTTCATGAGAGCTGGAGATAAGGCAATGATGGTCGGTGAAATAGGAGTTACGGAAGAGGAAGTGAAAAATGTATCAGATATGGTTCTTCAGTCAGGATTGCAGGTGACTGCGATACATAACCATCTGCTACGCACGTCACCGCATATAATATGGATACACATATACGGTTATGGTGATCCTGCAGATATGGCTAAGAAGATACGCAATATCACAGATTATGTTAACAGGGGTTCATCTGCCAGTGAAAGTGAGAAGTTCCAGAGTAAGGGAATTAATACCACCGAACTTGATCGGATTATTGGAGATAAAGGCTCGGCCGAAGGAGGAGATTATAACTACGAGATACCCAGAGCTGATAAAATACAGATGAATGGCTATACGTTGTCTCCGGTTATGGATGTATCAACTCCGATAAGTTTCCAGCCTCTTGGCAAGGGTAATGCGGCAGTTATCGGCGAATTCGCACTGGAAGAAAATGAAGTTGAGCCTGTAGTACGCACATTGACAGCCAATGGCATTGAAGTTACAGCTCTTCACAGCCACATGATAACCGAGCAGCCACGGCTATTCTACGTACATTGCTGGGCTACAGGAGATGCCGCAGAACTCGCAGGTATCATGCGTGAAGCTCTTAATGAAACAAATATTAAGATCGGAAGCGAGAGTTCTTAAACTACAAATTGTTGAGAATACAAAACGTTTAATCGTGGGTGCATAACTCACATTCTCTTTTATTTCAAACTGAAGATTTCCTGCGTTATCTGAATATATTACTACGAGTCTATTATCTACTATCTACTTTTGAAACTTGACCAAGAAATGAGATTATCCTCTCTCAAGGATAAGTAGGATTATTTGGATTGTGAAAGGCCGAGAAATCAAAGTTGCGCTGACTCCCCATACAAGGAACAGGATACTTTACTGAAATAAAACTTTTTTGAGCAAGATATCTTCGAGATAAAAGAGATGTCTTTGGGATAAAATATATTA contains these protein-coding regions:
- a CDS encoding winged helix-turn-helix domain-containing protein; this translates as MVVLISTKIGLMELVFRSERRRTLLIFLKDGPRYIDEIQEHLSVDSVSILPQLKRLKDRELVIQNGHTYELSVMGKAIVDKMSLLLDTLEVLEDNFDYWSRRSFEGIPQVLQSRVRELKNCKLIRPDLSHMFELDPEFVENLLLSKQVLGFSSYFHPALISLYLEIAKKEAQISLILTEPVLKRFKADYSESFQTLVQFEHVNLSLFPNNSKLAGFTVTDRFFLLTILPRVKFFENESLFSFDPQALKWGTDLFSYLQKEAVPVSVKTNLIIL
- a CDS encoding protease inhibitor I42 family protein produces the protein MKKVLKAIAMIFVVAAVVFAAGCAEKTGNMGNEAQENETQGNNDQLQPVNPEIPTNVTNNTTEANEIIAKGQIVTEADSGKTISLKKGENFTVSLREDPSAGYLWKLNLSSGLSILDDEYIEGLNPENLTGVPGTHLWVIESTAPGSQKVNGIYKRTWENITGTEEKFTLNVEVE
- a CDS encoding Ig-like domain-containing protein: MSRISIIKVVLCFLILIINGCMPALSAKDLPIESDHPYSNNEKKTWIINRSGVDEMKLHFEYIRLAPSDDPNYYNWDRIILSDKYNNVLAIYEGIVGGPSMVPLATSNAKDIWTSWYPEDTIKVTLVTNGKGFDDGFKIDDVQTRLDETIENSENVDPNSSKTLEPPNPQPDSTVKDKVLTTTEVTPLANSSTLGQSIMFIAKVNIPSHENDEPFGTVTFMDGTSLIGTAELDSGQAILTTSSLSSGSHSITAEYSGDENFESSTSSPFILTVKEQTNIGMVKSSSEDQSSSEQSTSSEEKSNGEKNSTVKSILALIFENPLISTIVGGITVTIITKKISKK
- a CDS encoding M1 family metallopeptidase, which gives rise to MKNRLYKYYPEDFGELTVDVLNMDLVFDVYDDRTNVKSVLRVRTKDAPIEKLELNCRDLEIRAVSCIQYEVSYRYRKDDAILEINFMEEIPPHTEVAVVTDTVCRPTKNILEGLYYDETPAGAPPQQITQCQQWGFQRIVPCIDDMAAKCTYKTAIIADSRYTNLITNGDVVVEKHTVKPGRDKIVYDNSVTPMATYLFFLGVGTYATFKREFEYPDGGTFMLELLVPPASDAVAAEKALDILHDAVMWVYLFTGPEQFDEEKLPVRKELWDLVRMREKMKLEAKPESTMEEDLKKVRERLAELDKTISPGYRYTGTVYREIGMQNSDFGGMENVGNTTITTNRIMPFPQITDPAFEYMTRVKAHEYHHNQNGSEVTGRSPFEIWLNEAVTVHVEEQYHAFLFGEDYDRLDRVLELLAPASGTFALDSGAASMPIIPDGFNDPNDLITSVTYVKAPEYVRMVESLIGKETFVRSLDKYFKKFKHSNAATHDWIEAMEEESGQPLKEMSETWLRQIKFPVVEVSAEYDRDARKFTFFLKQKVPDGGKPWEFPFRAALVDEHGNDLVEILERVSGKTSEIVIENVDMPAFLSLNRGYSFYGKLVYKASNEELMMQVRKDKDIIGRFTAFYTLVDREKLKLLKNPESKPSEDFIELYYRLLNDRQLLEKAGGQFLTIFESVEDEEFAHRYQELYEVRQKLLKAIARKYVNSVISAYRFFEESSVPRDSTLEETARVIKNRQAKNVCLGILATLDTSEIHSMIKQQFETATCATDRLSAFAAYLNSSAPDKVEVLRAFENESKKNLVAWEAFLSVIGSNSSVDAVELVREMERSDAFRIEQANDQRALYGSFARNRKKSLQTEEGRVLFAEILRKLAPVNEYSTVNMLNAFANIDQMESKYHVPLVKILADLLGELNAQKYPSVYNRIRKLLLGAPNAVKTYIMEHGEIPGLQSGNTEKK
- a CDS encoding LppY/LpqO family protein, whose product is MHGKAIKFTSVFITLLICLMIIGTVSAKTYDSENASTLEDWQSVEKAMGEKGNVSPDGAITFAIPMTLNVTLDGIKLNPASERYHEFDFMRAGDKAMMVGEIGVTEEEVKNVSDMVLQSGLQVTAIHNHLLRTSPHIIWIHIYGYGDPADMAKKIRNITDYVNRGSSASESEKFQSKGINTTELDRIIGDKGSAEGGDYNYEIPRADKIQMNGYTLSPVMDVSTPISFQPLGKGNAAVIGEFALEENEVEPVVRTLTANGIEVTALHSHMITEQPRLFYVHCWATGDAAELAGIMREALNETNIKIGSESS